Proteins encoded in a region of the Haloglomus salinum genome:
- a CDS encoding flavin monoamine oxidase family protein, whose protein sequence is MTTIDSADAVVVGAGLAGVTAARRLDEAGADVTVLEARDRVGGRTLTREVDGHALDMGAQWIGPGQHRMHALVAELGVETFPQHDAGATQFRVAGEVREFDHELRSLPPLAAVDFELGVRKLEKLCRQVPLEDPASADRAREWDATTVATWRDERFRTEAARSLFDAAVRAIFTAEPDELSLLFLLFYCHAGGGFERLASVEDGAQQTRLVGGTQQLSVAMAEPLDVRTATPVRRVEHDDAGVTVHADAGDDGTADTRIEADYAVVAVPPTAAGRLDYDPALPVTRDGFCQRAPMGHVVKAVATYDDPFWRPERSGEVVADDDTVGLVFDDSPPDGETGALVAFVLGDAAREWADRPEAERRQVVLDRLAAFFGPRAGEPNSYTDEVWNAGRWSHGCYAAMLPPGVLSRYADARADPVGRLHWAGTETATEGYGYMEGAVASGERAASEVRARLEGT, encoded by the coding sequence ATGACCACCATCGACAGCGCGGACGCCGTCGTGGTCGGGGCCGGCCTCGCGGGGGTGACGGCCGCTCGCCGACTGGACGAGGCGGGTGCCGACGTGACCGTCCTGGAGGCCCGCGACCGCGTGGGCGGTCGCACGCTCACCCGCGAGGTCGACGGCCACGCGCTCGACATGGGCGCGCAGTGGATCGGGCCCGGCCAGCACCGGATGCACGCACTCGTCGCGGAGCTCGGCGTCGAGACGTTCCCCCAGCACGACGCGGGGGCGACCCAGTTCCGGGTCGCCGGCGAGGTCCGGGAGTTCGACCACGAGCTCCGGTCGTTGCCGCCGCTCGCGGCGGTCGACTTCGAGCTGGGCGTCCGGAAGCTGGAGAAGCTGTGCCGGCAGGTGCCGCTCGAGGACCCCGCCTCGGCCGACCGCGCCCGCGAGTGGGACGCGACGACGGTCGCGACCTGGCGCGACGAGCGGTTCCGGACCGAGGCCGCCCGGAGCCTGTTCGACGCTGCCGTCCGGGCCATCTTCACCGCCGAACCCGACGAGCTCTCCCTCCTGTTCCTGCTGTTCTACTGTCACGCGGGCGGCGGGTTCGAGCGGCTCGCCTCCGTCGAGGACGGGGCTCAGCAGACCCGACTCGTCGGCGGGACCCAGCAGCTCTCGGTGGCGATGGCCGAACCGCTCGACGTCCGCACCGCGACGCCCGTCCGCCGCGTCGAGCACGACGACGCGGGCGTGACCGTCCACGCCGACGCCGGCGACGACGGGACGGCCGACACCCGCATCGAGGCCGACTACGCGGTCGTCGCGGTGCCGCCGACGGCAGCCGGACGGCTCGACTACGACCCCGCGCTCCCGGTCACGCGGGACGGCTTCTGCCAGCGCGCGCCGATGGGTCACGTCGTCAAGGCCGTCGCCACGTACGACGACCCGTTCTGGCGACCCGAGCGCTCGGGCGAGGTCGTCGCTGACGACGACACCGTCGGACTCGTCTTCGACGACTCGCCACCCGACGGGGAGACGGGCGCGCTCGTGGCGTTCGTACTGGGCGACGCGGCGCGCGAGTGGGCCGACCGACCGGAAGCCGAGCGCCGACAGGTCGTACTGGACCGGCTCGCGGCGTTCTTCGGCCCCCGGGCGGGCGAGCCGAACAGCTACACCGACGAGGTCTGGAACGCCGGGCGCTGGAGCCACGGCTGCTACGCCGCGATGCTCCCGCCGGGCGTCCTCTCGCGGTACGCCGACGCCCGCGCCGACCCGGTCGGGCGGCTCCACTGGGCCGGCACGGAGACCGCCACCGAGGGGTACGGCTACATGGAGGGCGCGGTCGCCTCGGGCGAACGCGCCGCGAGTGAGGTCCGGGCACGGCTGGAGGGGACCTGA
- a CDS encoding GNAT family N-acetyltransferase — translation MYRGHFPPLGERYRVREPPLTIEDGEGRQIDIRPYGDGPVADERAALVALYRDYDPSDRTLGIPPVTAEGIDEWQDHMLAGYCVLAWHGDRLVGQAVLVPDGEDAYEFAIFLDGAYQGAGIGTNLTEAMLSHGRAHGVHDVWLLVERSNRPAVSLYRAVGFVVTEDAGYDIEMGLSMGVEEPTVAPEPGTADD, via the coding sequence GTGTACCGAGGCCACTTCCCGCCACTCGGCGAGCGCTACCGGGTCCGGGAGCCGCCGCTGACCATCGAGGACGGCGAGGGCCGGCAGATAGACATCCGGCCGTACGGCGATGGCCCGGTGGCCGACGAGCGGGCGGCACTCGTGGCGCTGTACCGCGACTACGACCCGTCCGACCGGACGCTGGGCATCCCGCCGGTCACCGCCGAGGGCATCGACGAGTGGCAGGACCACATGCTGGCCGGGTACTGCGTCCTCGCGTGGCACGGCGACCGACTGGTCGGACAGGCGGTGCTGGTGCCCGACGGCGAGGACGCGTACGAGTTCGCCATCTTCCTCGACGGGGCGTATCAGGGCGCCGGCATCGGGACCAACCTGACGGAGGCGATGCTGAGTCACGGCCGCGCCCACGGGGTCCACGACGTCTGGCTCCTGGTCGAGCGCAGCAACCGCCCGGCCGTCAGCCTCTACCGGGCCGTCGGCTTCGTCGTCACGGAGGACGCCGGCTACGACATCGAGATGGGCCTGTCGATGGGCGTCGAGGAGCCGACAGTGGCCCCGGAACCGGGCACAGCCGACGATTGA
- a CDS encoding DUF7560 family zinc ribbon protein — MSCEEEQEFIFRCPECGERLEVNGPMRETLIERGCVICSADVSPAAFTE; from the coding sequence ATGAGTTGCGAGGAGGAGCAGGAGTTCATCTTCCGGTGCCCGGAGTGTGGCGAGCGGCTGGAGGTGAACGGGCCGATGCGGGAGACCCTCATCGAGCGCGGGTGTGTCATCTGCAGCGCGGACGTGTCCCCGGCGGCGTTCACCGAGTGA
- a CDS encoding MaoC family dehydratase: MADDTDTEDEADHDRRLVEGWQGRFYEDFAVGDVYKHPYGRTVTETDNVWFTNLTMNVNPMHFNEAYAAETEFGERLVDGTYVFALVVGMSVIDVSANATANLGYDNVRHHAPVYHGDTIFAESEVLSKRELESREHSGIVTTELRAFNQDDNLVLSLERTPMVLKREFAEPSAAAPTGWPDGIGFQPEEE, translated from the coding sequence ATGGCCGACGACACCGACACCGAGGACGAGGCCGACCACGACCGCCGTCTCGTCGAGGGCTGGCAGGGCCGCTTCTACGAGGACTTCGCGGTCGGCGACGTCTACAAACACCCCTACGGGCGGACGGTGACCGAGACGGACAACGTCTGGTTCACGAACCTGACGATGAACGTCAACCCGATGCACTTCAACGAGGCCTACGCCGCGGAGACTGAGTTCGGCGAGCGCCTCGTCGACGGGACGTACGTGTTCGCGCTCGTCGTCGGGATGAGCGTCATCGACGTGAGCGCGAACGCGACGGCCAACCTCGGCTACGACAACGTCCGCCACCACGCACCCGTCTACCACGGCGACACCATCTTCGCCGAGAGCGAGGTGCTCTCGAAACGGGAACTGGAGTCACGCGAGCACTCCGGCATCGTCACGACCGAACTCCGGGCGTTCAACCAGGACGACAACCTCGTCCTGTCGCTCGAACGGACGCCGATGGTCCTCAAGCGCGAGTTCGCGGAGCCGAGCGCAGCTGCGCCGACCGGGTGGCCCGACGGCATCGGCTTCCAGCCCGAGGAGGAGTAG
- a CDS encoding 50S ribosomal protein L39e, translating into MGKKSKASKKRLAKLEKQNSRVPAWVIMKTDRDTTRNPKRRNWRRNDTDE; encoded by the coding sequence ATGGGTAAGAAGTCGAAGGCCTCCAAGAAGCGGCTGGCCAAGCTCGAGAAGCAGAACAGCCGGGTCCCGGCGTGGGTCATCATGAAGACGGACCGCGACACCACCCGCAACCCCAAGCGCCGCAACTGGCGGCGGAACGACACGGACGAGTAA
- a CDS encoding translation initiation factor IF-6 has protein sequence MLRAAFGGSSYIGVFSRATDDCLLIRRDAEDEVRESFVEELEVPAVPTTVGGSATVGALATGNANGILVSSRANEREIERIEDATDLPVGELPGRVNAAGNVVCCNDHGAYVHPDLSRKAVQAVEDTLDVPVERGDLAGVRTVGTAAVATNRGVLCHPKSTDEELDFLEDLLDVPADLGTINYGGPLVGSGLVANENGFVVGQDTSGPELGRIENALGYID, from the coding sequence GTGCTCCGGGCGGCATTCGGGGGTTCGTCGTACATCGGCGTCTTCAGCCGCGCCACCGACGACTGCCTGTTGATTCGGCGCGACGCCGAGGATGAGGTCCGCGAGTCGTTCGTCGAGGAACTAGAGGTGCCGGCCGTCCCCACGACGGTCGGCGGCTCGGCGACCGTCGGCGCGCTCGCCACCGGCAACGCCAACGGTATCCTCGTCAGCAGCCGCGCCAACGAGCGCGAGATCGAGCGTATCGAGGACGCCACGGACCTCCCCGTCGGCGAACTCCCCGGCCGGGTGAACGCCGCGGGCAACGTCGTCTGCTGTAACGACCACGGCGCCTACGTCCATCCGGACCTCTCGCGGAAGGCGGTGCAGGCCGTCGAGGACACGCTGGACGTGCCCGTCGAGCGCGGCGACCTCGCGGGCGTCCGCACGGTTGGTACGGCGGCCGTCGCCACCAACCGCGGCGTCCTCTGCCACCCGAAATCGACCGACGAGGAACTGGACTTCCTCGAGGACCTGCTGGACGTGCCGGCCGACCTCGGCACCATCAACTACGGCGGGCCGCTCGTCGGCTCCGGCCTGGTCGCCAACGAGAACGGCTTCGTCGTCGGGCAGGACACCTCCGGCCCGGAACTGGGCCGCATCGAGAACGCGCTGGGCTACATCGACTGA
- a CDS encoding long-chain-fatty-acid--CoA ligase: MASHATIADTLERSAELHPERDAIVYPRKDQYWTYAEFDEKANRLANALADLGVEKGDRVSTMLFNGSEICLAVYACAKLGAVFNPLNYRLPAGEVEFIVNDAGSTVLLYEEDTKTAVDGARDDLETVEEYVYVDDDVPADDHDFYDLLDGASAERPDTVVEETDAYAFIYTSGTTGRPKGVVHEHRDMMEHNLLCIAEMNLTTDDVGLSALPLYHCAELHANLFPRVQRGATSVIHHEFDPVQVLDAFEEHEVSVFFAAPTAWNGVARTAAETDHDVSSLRLGLYGAAPMPEEVLDACMEHLCEDYVQAYGMTEIGPCGSFQSPEEQLTKQGSAGLPALNHRVRIVEPDADPDATVEQGAIGEILFAGPCTMREYWNRPEATRESLREHEGREWYYTGDLGYRDEDGYLYVVDRKDDMIVSGGENVYPAEVEDVLFRHEEVVEAAVVGEDDEEWGQAVVAYVVGDTDAETLDAFCLESDDLADFKRPRAYYFVDELPKNPSGKVQKFRLRDDEDDAGEVEGTEVA; this comes from the coding sequence ATGGCATCTCACGCCACGATAGCCGACACGCTCGAACGAAGTGCCGAGCTCCACCCGGAACGCGACGCCATCGTCTACCCGCGGAAGGACCAGTACTGGACCTACGCCGAGTTCGACGAGAAGGCCAACCGGCTGGCGAACGCGCTGGCCGACCTCGGCGTCGAGAAGGGCGACCGGGTCTCGACGATGCTGTTCAACGGCTCGGAGATCTGCCTCGCCGTCTACGCCTGCGCGAAACTGGGCGCCGTGTTCAACCCGCTCAACTACCGGCTGCCGGCCGGCGAGGTGGAGTTCATCGTCAACGACGCCGGCTCGACGGTCCTGCTGTACGAGGAGGACACGAAGACCGCCGTCGACGGCGCCCGCGACGACCTCGAAACCGTCGAGGAGTACGTCTACGTCGACGACGACGTGCCCGCGGACGACCACGACTTCTACGACCTGCTCGACGGTGCGAGCGCCGAGCGCCCGGACACCGTGGTCGAGGAGACGGACGCGTACGCGTTCATCTACACGTCGGGGACGACGGGCCGGCCGAAGGGTGTCGTCCACGAGCACCGGGACATGATGGAGCACAACCTGCTCTGCATCGCGGAGATGAACCTGACCACCGACGACGTGGGGCTGTCGGCGCTCCCGCTGTACCACTGCGCCGAACTCCACGCCAACCTGTTCCCGCGGGTCCAGCGCGGCGCGACCAGCGTCATCCACCACGAGTTCGACCCGGTGCAGGTGCTCGATGCCTTCGAGGAGCACGAGGTGTCGGTGTTCTTCGCGGCGCCGACGGCGTGGAACGGGGTCGCCCGCACGGCGGCCGAGACCGACCACGACGTCTCCTCGCTCCGACTGGGGCTGTACGGGGCCGCACCGATGCCCGAGGAGGTGCTCGACGCCTGCATGGAGCACCTCTGTGAGGACTACGTGCAGGCGTACGGGATGACCGAGATCGGGCCGTGTGGCTCCTTCCAGAGCCCCGAGGAACAGCTGACGAAGCAGGGGTCGGCGGGGCTACCCGCACTCAACCACCGCGTTCGCATCGTCGAACCGGACGCCGATCCCGACGCGACCGTCGAGCAGGGTGCCATCGGCGAGATCCTGTTCGCCGGGCCGTGCACGATGCGCGAGTACTGGAACCGGCCGGAGGCGACCCGCGAGTCGCTCCGCGAGCACGAGGGGCGCGAGTGGTACTACACGGGCGACCTGGGCTACCGCGACGAGGACGGCTACCTCTACGTGGTCGACCGCAAGGACGACATGATCGTCTCGGGTGGCGAGAACGTCTACCCCGCGGAGGTCGAGGACGTGCTGTTCCGCCACGAGGAGGTTGTCGAGGCGGCCGTCGTCGGCGAGGACGACGAGGAGTGGGGACAGGCCGTCGTCGCGTACGTCGTGGGCGACACCGATGCCGAGACGCTGGACGCGTTCTGCCTCGAGAGCGACGACCTCGCGGACTTCAAGCGCCCGCGAGCGTACTACTTCGTCGACGAGCTGCCGAAGAACCCGTCCGGGAAGGTCCAGAAGTTCCGGCTGCGGGACGACGAGGACGACGCCGGCGAGGTCGAGGGGACAGAGGTCGCCTGA
- a CDS encoding pyridoxamine 5'-phosphate oxidase family protein: MTLDEQSTMSPDETDTLLARHETGVLTLARDDEPYAIPISYGYDADERQFYLRLVSTPESEKGRFLASEPSSRLVVYEEDGDVYRSVVATGRLREIPREDLTIEHIEQYSETKRPLFEIWGQEKPDLDIALYRLDPDELSGRRIEVDRDGETT; the protein is encoded by the coding sequence ATGACGCTGGACGAACAGAGCACCATGTCACCCGACGAGACCGACACTCTCCTCGCCCGCCACGAGACCGGCGTCCTCACGCTCGCGCGCGACGACGAACCGTACGCGATTCCCATCTCCTACGGCTACGACGCCGACGAGCGGCAGTTCTACCTCCGGCTCGTCTCCACGCCCGAGAGCGAGAAGGGCCGGTTCCTCGCGTCCGAGCCCTCGTCGCGGCTGGTCGTCTACGAGGAGGACGGCGACGTCTACCGGAGCGTCGTCGCCACCGGGCGCCTCCGGGAGATTCCCCGCGAGGACCTCACCATCGAGCACATCGAGCAGTACAGCGAGACCAAGCGCCCGCTGTTCGAGATCTGGGGGCAGGAGAAGCCGGACCTCGACATCGCGCTCTACCGCCTCGACCCGGACGAACTGAGCGGTCGGCGTATCGAGGTCGACCGCGACGGCGAGACGACGTAG
- a CDS encoding 50S ribosomal protein L31e has product MSASDFEERVVTVPLRDVQATAKHKRADKAMSIIRGHLAKHFKVEEDDVRLDPSINEEVWSRGRKKPPSKLRVRAARFEEDGEAVVEAETA; this is encoded by the coding sequence ATGAGCGCGAGTGATTTCGAGGAGCGTGTGGTGACGGTGCCGCTGCGCGACGTGCAGGCCACGGCCAAGCACAAGCGCGCGGACAAGGCGATGAGCATCATCCGCGGCCACCTCGCGAAGCACTTCAAGGTCGAGGAGGACGACGTCCGGCTCGACCCCTCCATCAACGAGGAGGTCTGGTCGCGCGGCCGCAAGAAGCCGCCGTCCAAGCTCCGCGTCCGCGCCGCACGCTTCGAAGAGGACGGCGAGGCCGTCGTCGAAGCAGAGACCGCGTAA
- a CDS encoding winged helix-turn-helix domain-containing protein, with protein sequence MNGSQMATPTLRRQNDATLLEDADAVETVLGALEDPDCRSILEATGDSALTASEVAEACDLPTSTTYRKLDILTEASLVEERVRIRRSGKHASEYVRAVDDVVVTMGPEGVSVRLSNASQSEESGDIATFSALAD encoded by the coding sequence ATGAACGGTTCCCAGATGGCCACCCCGACGCTCCGCCGCCAGAACGACGCAACCCTCCTCGAGGACGCCGACGCTGTCGAGACGGTTCTCGGTGCGCTCGAGGACCCGGACTGCCGTTCCATCCTCGAGGCGACGGGCGACAGCGCCCTGACCGCGAGCGAGGTCGCCGAGGCGTGCGACCTCCCGACGTCGACGACCTACCGGAAACTCGACATCCTCACGGAGGCATCGCTGGTCGAGGAGCGCGTCCGCATCCGACGCTCCGGCAAGCACGCCAGCGAGTACGTCCGCGCCGTCGACGATGTCGTCGTCACGATGGGGCCCGAGGGGGTTTCCGTGCGCCTCTCGAACGCCTCGCAGTCGGAGGAGTCGGGCGACATCGCCACGTTCAGCGCCCTCGCGGACTGA
- a CDS encoding helix-turn-helix domain-containing protein — protein MTGGIRATVEFTEPDGCPVTDVAAAADATVDSVSRTACSGACDGCITEFAVESEDAPETDMEPVFTHGSMRWYRFRHGDEGSCPCECLGQLGCPVARYVTDGTTLTLVFHAGDYDALQTAIGALREGFSRVDIKRFVRAPTDDHRADSVLVDRSRLTARQLEVLETAHEMGYFERPRQANGREVATAMGIDPSTFSEHLAAAERNLLSEVL, from the coding sequence ATGACCGGAGGCATCCGCGCCACCGTCGAGTTCACCGAACCGGACGGATGCCCGGTGACCGATGTCGCGGCGGCGGCGGACGCGACCGTCGACTCGGTCTCACGAACCGCCTGTTCTGGAGCCTGTGACGGCTGCATTACCGAGTTCGCGGTCGAGAGCGAGGACGCGCCCGAGACGGATATGGAGCCGGTATTCACCCACGGTTCGATGCGGTGGTACCGGTTCCGCCACGGTGACGAGGGCAGCTGTCCGTGTGAGTGCCTCGGGCAGCTCGGGTGTCCGGTCGCACGGTACGTCACAGATGGGACAACACTGACCCTCGTCTTCCACGCCGGCGACTACGACGCGCTCCAGACCGCCATCGGCGCGCTCCGCGAGGGGTTCTCCCGCGTCGACATCAAGCGGTTCGTCCGGGCCCCCACCGACGACCACCGGGCCGACAGCGTCCTCGTCGACCGGAGTCGCCTCACCGCCCGCCAACTGGAGGTGCTCGAGACGGCCCACGAGATGGGGTACTTCGAGCGCCCCCGGCAGGCGAACGGCCGGGAGGTCGCGACGGCGATGGGCATCGACCCCTCGACCTTCAGCGAACACCTCGCGGCGGCCGAGCGGAACCTCCTCTCGGAGGTCCTCTGA